The genomic stretch TCTTCTCCAGACTCCATATGCCCGCAGGCCATCGTCATCCACAATTACTCATCACTGCCTCCGCCATGGCCACCGCCATCCTCGTTCTCTCCATAATCTTCAAACTCATCTCCTACACTTCTTGAAGTGTCATCTATTGATGAGTCCATCTCTTTGTTCGGCTCCACTTGAATACTGTATAGGGTCTCCGTTAATTCTGCCCAATCCATGTTAGTAATCTCTATCGGGATATTGCAGAGACCACTGTCATCCTGGGAAAACAGAGTTACTCTGTGGTCTGGCCAAGAGTACTCAACATCAACTACATTGGGACTGGCGTTTCTTCCCGTGTATCGCGCCCATGCCTTGTACAGGGCTCTTGCGAGATCCTCGTAGCTTGTCAACTCAACAACATACACTTTGCCCACTTCGGAAATCTGTTTCAGTTGAGATGATGAGAAAGGTAAAGCCAAATATATCGAAACCCCTTCCTCCTCCATAGTCACTGAGGTGGCAATTTGTTTGAATTCTCCCCAACTTAATGCCGTTATATCGACCGGTCTTCGATTTGCGCCGCGGTAAGTGGCGATAAAGTGTGGCCAGGGATTCTCTTGATCTATACCGGATACTCGTGGTCTGCTTAGAAGGTTCATCCACTCAGTATGGACAGCTTCCGCAAAGCTGTTGTATGCCGAGAATTGGTCAAGGCTTAAAGAGGCTATCACTTTTTCAGGTGGGGCCTCGCCAAGGTGCTCGGTTCTTGAAACTTTACAAATCTCGAAGAAGGCCGTTTTCTTCTCTGTAGTCTCCACGTTCTCTTCATCTACACTCGGGCCTCCATCCATCATTTTCACACGAATGAAGCATAGTGCGTACTTGAATTCTTCCCAAACCATGGCTGTACTTATGGGATCCTCCCAACCAAAAAGGGTAATCCTGTATCCTGGCCAAGAACTTCCAATATCCACCACGTTAGGATTAGGATTTCTTCCCCTATACCTTGCCCACTCCAAGACTCCAAGTGCAGGACATGTGCAAGATCCTCATAGCTTCCCAAAGGGCGAAGATCCGCTTCACCTACTGCCTTTTTGGCTTGATTATCTTCAATGAGATAAATGCTAACCAGGTTATGAAACATGCGCACACAACTCGCAACTTTTCTGAATTCTTCCCATCTTAGCTCTTTTACTTCTATCTCAACGGGACTGCCATCTGCTTCACAATAAAGTGTGTCAAAGTTTGGCCATGGCTTGACTATGTCCACTTCCGGTTGTGGTGTTCTACCTGTGAGCTTCACCCATTCAGCATGGACAGCTTGTACAAGAGGTCCATAATCCGAGAAGTCACTGAGCATTAGGGAAGCTATTTCATCTTCAATACTCTGATTGAGGACATTAATGATTTTAAACACCCTTCCATTTCCgtcaccatcttcttcttcttcttcttcttcttcttcttccgtggCCATGTCTTCCTctttgtcatctttttcttcttcttcttctgtggcCATGCCTTCCTCTtcgttatcttcttcttcctcctcttctaaGTTATCCACTTCCTCCTCTGGGTTGGACCTTGAACTGAAAGTAACGTACTCCCTGCGTAACATGCAAAATCACAGTAACAGAAACAACGAAATATGTATAGCTACAGTAAAATCCAATCAAAAAAGTTTTGTCTGACTCTCTTCAGGCTAATCTCATCTATAAATGCACCTGGATGCACTCCTCCCCCCCGCTCAAAAAACTGAGTATTTCCACATTTAGTTTTGATTTACCTCCTTTTACCGTCTTCATTATCCTTTTGAGTCGTTGTTCGTGAGTTATGGAATTGGTAACTGTGGCCGTAGGGACACGTGTCGCCGGCTAGGACCATCCTGAAGACCTCAGTCCCATCATGTGGATGCCCGATGCCATGGGCGAACTGGTAGTGGTCGCCGTAGGGACATGTGCCTGTCGGTTGCCACTTGTTGCACAGCTCCATCTCGAACGTCCCCTGGCTGGAAACTTCGAACTCCAATGCCTCCTGCTCTTTCTTACCACCTGGCAAATACTCGCGCTGTTGCACCTGCACACATCGAACTCTTCTTCCTGAGATAATGCCATGGTCGATGACAATTTTAACTAAGGAGACGCCCGTTCAATTCAATCGACAGAGACTGGTCAATCAAACACCTTCAGCAACATGTTCCGAGAATACAAGGGAAATACGAGATGCCGGTTCAGTCAGTAGAAAATTGAGATCGAGGAAGCACAGTTTCGCAGATCATTTGATAGATTGCGAAGAATCTGTGGAATCCAGAGAAGAAACTCACCTTTGTAAGCTCCTGTGCTCTTGGCATGCGGAGCCGACTCGCTGGTGGTCGACTCGAGCGGCTGTAGCTAGCAGCAGCCTGGTTCAACCTAAAGTAGCCACTGGACCTAATCTTCAGCAGCCAAACTCTTATAGGATTGGTCGTCTCATGTCCGCTCTGCTCCACGACGCTCGCCGATCTGTAATTGCAGACGCCCTCGCTGGAGAAAACCGATCCCATGGAATTAGCATCAGAGAGACCGAGACGGCGGAAGCAGCTCTGCATCGCGAGCTCGGAGTTGGCCAAGCGAAGCTGCGCCAGCGAGTCGATCTCCTCTGTGAGGTCGTACGCGCAACGGAGGAGATCGCAGGGATCGCGCAGCTGCTGGTTCTCCAGAACGAGGCGAGCGCGGTGCTCCAAGGCAATGGCGCTCCTTGCTGTTGCGCTGTGGTGGTCGTCGGAGGAAGCGGAGCACGAGATCACCGTGGAGCTAGAGTGAGGCGATTTTGGCGGGAAAGTGGAGCGGCACAGAGCGCTGAAAGTGGCGGCGAACCGCTGGGTAAGTGCGGAGATGGAGAACTGAGCGGAGGCGTCGTTTTCCATGTCCGAACAGAAGGAAGACTAACATTCAGGAGAGCAAGTTTATCCGTCGAAAGATGTTACTGAGACAAACGAGAGAGAAATCCGATATCAACAAGAGTCACCGAAAGCAAAAGAGATGGAAGCGAGAGATACGTCGATGGAGAGCGAGTCTCACCTGGCGCAAACTGGGAGAAACAGAAATGGATGTAAAAGAAGGAGCTGCTCCTTAGTCATGGATGGGCAGCGGGGGGGAAGAAGGGGAAATCAAAAGCAATCGGGTACTCTCTAGTTCAGGATAATGCCGGTGCTCGCGAACTCAAAATGCTCAAACCCCCACGTGGAGGGAGGCCATTGGCTGCTGACATGGCATGGGGATGGACATTTTCCCGCCAGCGCCTAGAATCCCCCCTAAACCgtttagagagagaagccagctgggctagagagagagagagagagagagagagagacggttcGTTACATGGGGGAATCCATTCGGCGACATGGTAGATAACTGTGTCTTGATTTTAAGaccagggttttttttttttttttggtcggaatctTAAGACCAGGTTACGTTTGATTTACGTCGCGAAAATTAAAAGTGAGGTTTGGAGGTGATGAGTATCAAAGAGTTCCAAAATTATTCCAAGATAAACTTAAATTATGGTCTCTATAATCAATTCCCGCTCATTTTCGCGGGAACGTGACGACATGCGAATTATTTTTGCTCGTGTTTATGAGGACGGTAGCACACGCTTGTGTTGTTGGTCAGCCGAGTTGCTTTGCGAGACCATTCATTCGCACTTATAGGATTCGAACGTTCGATAGAATTCGTTCCTCTTGTTTATAGCCTCCATGCGATCAAGTGGAAATTTATGCACGGTATTTAAGCATGATTAAACTTTCAAATATTTTGAATGAAAGGAAATCATGGTAGGGTCCATATGATTTTTTGCACTGATGTTCATGCaatttttgaggaaaaaaaatataataatctGATAGTTTAATTTATGTATGGTAGAGATCTAAACtaagataataataaaaaatccacCCAAGCGTCTATCATTCTTCTTCCACTGCAGCTCCTGTATATTCAACATTTCGTTCAACCTTCTCCCCTTCTACAATTAAAGTTTATATTCTATCCTTTCTTAGTATTATATCACCAAGACATTTATGCTTAAGATGCCTTTGGGTAAGAAGCTGCATGGCTCTAACACAAACAAACAGAAGTTGCTTCAATAGAAttcatgacaaattttcaaCGTCCGCCATTCATATCAGTTAAAATGTCGAACTGGTATTCGATGGTTAAGATATAAAATCCCTTGCGAAGAAACTGTATACTCCATCCTAATAAAGCACCAATCAAACTCCTTCCCCTGATTCTGTCGAAAGCTCCAGAAGGAACAAACACCGGTTACTCAGAGATGAAGCCCACCGAAGGGGGAAATCAGCTCGGTTACTTCAGATGCAAGATTCGCTTCGCTCTCAGGGTCCTCCGAGCACAGGTGCCTGACTACACTTGATGATGAGGGGTGGAATCGCATCGAAAGCAGGCTCTCTGTCGCTCCCGGATTCCAAGCATTCGCGCCGAAACTGCTCCCAGCTTGCACTTGATCCGTACTAAGGAAACAAGTGATACCATGAGGAGAATCCCATGTCTTTGGAACTTCCTGATCCCTATAGAACGGAAGTTACGAGATCAAATAAAACAATAGTTTGTAATAGATCAATTCGAGTCAGGTTCTTGAGATCATTTACCCAAGGAAAGTGAATCACATAGACTATTGATACGTTCTCGAACTGAAGTCAGGGAAAAGGGACGAGACTTACCCCTCAAGACATCTTACGGTGCAGCGACTAATGAAATCATTTGCATATGCTTTGAGCTCGCTGTCGAGACGTTCAACCAGTCTCGCTGCATCCCTTAAGGGCAATGCATCCCAAATCTTCAGGATTTGGATGTATCTTAGTTCCTTTAGTACATCAACAGTGCACAGCAAGTAGAGACCATCAACCTCGAATTGCTTCACGATATGAGAAGAGCTTTCAGGGAGTAAACCTACACTGCTCTTCTTGGGTCTCCAGCCACCGGCAAGTTTTGAGATGAAGTTCATGATCGACATCTTGGTACTAATTGACGTCAGCTTTCTGAAAGACGTCACAAAGTTGTCACTGAAGAAAACCTACAATTGACAAGAAAACGTATTGTTATTGATTCTGCAAAAGACGGATGTTCATTTTGAACCGACGAATATAGCAAAGAAAACCATCGCGCAAACTTCTTTACCCTCCACCGAGCATTTCTAAATAGCACACCATTTCCACCAAGCGGATCATCGAGCCAAATATTCTCTTCCTTCCCATCCAAACTGGCTTTAACTACATCAGTACTGGGGGAACATTCTCGGCTCTCAGCATCACGAAAGCCCTTTGCCCTCCAGCATGCATTTCTAGTTGGAACACTCCTTCCACCAACTGGAGCATCAAGCTGATCATTCTTCCCATCCAAACTGGCTTTAACTTCATCAGTACTGGGGGAACATTCTCGGCTCTCAGCATCACGAAAGCCCTTTGCCCTCCAGCATGCATTTCTAATTGGAACACTCCTTCCACCAACTGGAGCATCAAGTTGATCATTCTTCCCAGCCAAAGCGGCTTTAACATCATCTATGCTGAAGAAACATCCACGGCTCTTAGCATCATGAACCAAAGCTTCCCATACAGATTTACTTCTCGTCAGCGTCCCCCCGTTCCCCAAAATCCAAAGAGAATATCTACATAGAGGCAGCAAAAAGCAGGTATTGTTTGTAAATAACATCTTATGGCAAAATTTGATCGCTCGGTTAAGCAGGAATACAAGAGACTACCTTGCCCTGGTGATAGTCACATTGGTTCTCTTAGTACAAGAAACAAACCCAACAGATCCACGAGGGTTTGATCTCACAGTGGATACTATTATGATGTCTTCTTCACCCCCTTGGAACCCATCCACTGACCTCACTTTCACTGTAAAgcctttaatattttcatatctttttccaattttcttttgtattgcAGCTACCTGAGCTCTATATGGAGATATCACGCCAACACTTAGATCTTCCCCTGAAGATTTGCATGCTGCAGAAAAACCAAGGCGACATAATTAGATGAGGGAGAAGTTACAACCACACTCGCGTGAAAGTATTGTGTACACCTCCGATTACGGTCTTATGTGTACTGTAAGGCCAAGTTAATGACCTGAATGACAAGAAAGAAGATCATCTCCGGTGTCAAAAAACATTGAAAGCTATGCAACTCCCTCTAAACATGCCAAGAAACTAAATGGACTTGATGGTAAGATTTGACAGAAATATCATTCTCTTGAAGCTTCGACAGTCAACAATTGCCCGCCCATGCTCCACGACAGTATAGCAAAAGGGACATCCACTTATATAACCAAACAAGTGCAAAGATGTGGTCGTTATTTGCATTAATTCATACAAATTTGGCAGGAAATGATATAATATGGAGAAAACCTCTCATGGCATACCTCCGTATAGATTCCTCAAAATCATCAGGACAACTCCTACCTCAACATAGTTTCTAAGGCTATGTCCATCATCCCCACTTTCTTCTCTTCCATTGGAAATATCTATGAAGGAGTACGGGCCAAACATCGGCCACGGCAAATGACATTTTCTGTAACTTTCGCTGGTAACTTTCGGcccattttgaatttgattgttGTAAAAGGTTGCTGTTGGAAAGCGACTTATCTCAGGATGCATTCTATACTGGATATTGAGAAGGTGCCTTGGATGACCCAGAGAACTCAACCTTTCGAATAGACTCCTTCCAAAGCCAGCCTTGCTAGAAAGCTATAGAAATAAAAACATACACAAACTTAAAAGTCAATTAAGCATAAAATCATTCACGTTTATGTGTGCTTGCGTTAAAGGTCAATTTAGCATGAATTCATTTATGTTTTTGTATGCTTGTGCACGTTCCTAGTCAGATATTCAGCGAGGACATACCTTGCTCTCAACCATAGCAGGCAACTGACATTCATCTCCAACTAAAATTGCGTGCCTGACTCCGTGAAGTTGTAGCGGTATCATTGACTCGCATTCTTTCAACTGGGCAGCCTCATCGATCACCAATAAACTGACAGGCTCCATTTCCATGGAGTACAGCTTATATGAGCTTGCGGCAGTGCAGAAAAACAAGGAAGCCGCTTGATAACAGAACTCAGCTATCTTGCTCTTACCCATAGACTTTGCAAGATTTAGCCTTCCAAGAGACGTATTAAGAGTTCGCAAAAGAGAGAGGCATTCACGTCTCTTCATCAACAATGATGTATATAGTGGATCTGTGCCCGTCTTTAATGAAGATGGGCCCGATGAAAATGCTTCCTTCAACTTTCTGGAATCCAACTTCTCTCTATATagtgaaatttcaaaagaatcAAGTAAGATGAGAAGGGACATGATATCCTGGAAATTATGTTCCAAAAGGTAACGTTTGGATATATGAGTGCATAAGATAGAGAAGCATCTTCGGAGAGACTCTGCACTTGACCTGAATCTGTGCTTGAAAAATTCCAGAAATGATTTAAATTCAGGTTTGCATTCCTTTTTGCTGCTTCTATATTTGCTTGCAATATCATTACCATTAGGCTTTGATACAATCTTGCGTTCATTCTCCACAAAAATGTGGTATTGGCAGACAGAGTCATCGAGAATATCAATCATGGAAGGTAGACAACTCTGCCAACCAGTGAGTACGGAAAAGCACTGCGCAAGACAATCAATGCGATGATCCAAGAATATTTCCTCCATATCTGAATCTACTTTCATCCGCTCCTTGTTCCCGAAACATAGCATGTCTCCTAAGTTACAGACCAAGTGTTCCCCATGAGAGTTTGTGCAAACCGATTGTTTTACCATCTGCAAAACACGAGATGCCAATTCCTTGATGGCAACATTTGTTGGAGCACAAACAAGGGTTCTGTGTTTCCTTTTCAAGAGAGTAAAGAGCAGTGCCGCAACAGTTTTTGTCTTCCCAGTCCCTGGAGGACCCTGTATCAATTTTACGGCTGACctgtgttgacacttgattgtATCAAGACAAGTGAGAACAGCTTTTGTCTGGGATTCATTCAGACTACCAAACAAGTTCTTATCGAGACACTCATGCCCAGAGCCATGACTTTGAGTAGTACAGAGATTGCAATCTTTCTCAGCCTGCAAAAAATAACCCAAGTAAAACTTAGAAACTGTgaaaaatttgttgaatatgttCTATCCTTGTACAACCTGCACTAATGTCGAGCACAAAGGATCTTGTGATTTATAAACAAGGTCTATCGCTAAACCTTGTGTCAATACTACTGCATCATTGAAAATTATGTGATCGCAAGACTTGGGGCAATCTTCTTTTGACTGTTTGGAGAAATAACAAAGCTAACTCAAAAGAGAACGGAGTTTTTTCTCATAATCAGAATGAAGTTTTGTTGCTGCACTTATGCATTCACCGTTGACCCTACGGAGATAATAAGTACGAAAAAAACAAAGTCCTTACCGCTGAATCCGTACAGAGAACTTCCCTTACAACTTTCAAGTTCCCAAATCTGTGTAGCACATTCCATATCCTATTGTTAGTGACTGCATTTATTAAAAAAACTGCATACGTTGACTCCCAGGTACGATCATCATTCATTTCATCGTCCAAAAATGCCTCGACTCTGAACGTTACCGATGTTTGAGCATCCTCGTCCTCGTGTTCTACAATTCCAACGACCGATGCAAATGTCCATCTTCCTGCAAACCTTTCTAAGCTGGGAATGGTATCCGGCTTAGCATTAGTTAACATCAAAACATCCCCAGGCAGAGTTTTGTAAGGTTCCTTGCCATTGTTAGTGAACCTGTTTCTCCAGTAGTCCACTTCCACATGGTAAACATTCTTCTTGCCTTCGACAAGCCCAATAACTTTCGCGAAAGGCAGCCTAGATACATTCTGCATACTTGAACAGAGACTGGCTCTTGTTTCCTCCAGCAAAGGAAAGATATAAGAAGCCAGGTACAGGTCAACTGATTGAAATGACTCCAGGATGCTCTTCACCTACAAAAAGGGCGTATTGAAAATCAAACATGGCCGACCAACTTCAGTCGAGCGACTTTGTCGTCGTACATATGAATTTCACACGGATGCGACAGAGTATAGCGATTAAGGAGGGAAGTATATCCCTGAACTCCCAGAAAGAGACGGAGAGCAAGTCCTTCCCCACTTTACAACAATCCCACTTTAAATAACAAGGTTCGCAGGAGAAACATTGCAAAAGTGCAAGGAACTAACATCATTTAGAACATTTTCGAGCATGATAAAAACAACAAACATAGCCCCAAAAagagggggggtggggggtggtaACAAGGAAGGAAAGAGACTGAGAAATGAGAACCTTATCCCTGTAGAGATTCACATCGAAGATTTCTCGAA from Rhodamnia argentea isolate NSW1041297 chromosome 2, ASM2092103v1, whole genome shotgun sequence encodes the following:
- the LOC115737324 gene encoding uncharacterized protein LOC115737324 isoform X2 codes for the protein MEKACVAKPHALCEKLSTLKLWRNRIIRCAGIRGDQDFSRVISFPLSSLFHAARGHSPIVFFKCSSRTGLIPDFKAARLFIFALSVCRRLKFSDIFVIFEGKVRIFMAFEMGMGLAMDSTEDAQAGPGRKRDKPGDLTDIILSWSLREIFDVNLYRDKVKSILESFQSVDLYLASYIFPLLEETRASLCSSMQNVSRLPFAKVIGLVEGKKNVYHVEVDYWRNRFTNNGKEPYKTLPGDVLMLTNAKPDTIPSLERFAGRWTFASVVGIVEHEDEDAQTSVTFRVEAFLDDEMNDDRTWESTYAVFLINAVTNNRIWNVLHRFGNLKVVREVLCTDSAAEKDCNLCTTQSHGSGHECLDKNLFGSLNESQTKAVLTCLDTIKCQHRSAVKLIQGPPGTGKTKTVAALLFTLLKRKHRTLVCAPTNVAIKELASRVLQMVKQSVCTNSHGEHLVCNLGDMLCFGNKERMKVDSDMEEIFLDHRIDCLAQCFSVLTGWQSCLPSMIDILDDSVCQYHIFVENERKIVSKPNGNECKPEFKSFLEFFKHRFRSSAESLRRCFSILCTHISKRYLLEHNFQDIMSLLILLDSFEISLYREKLDSRKLKEAFSSGPSSLKTGTDPLYTSLLMKRRECLSLLRTLNTSLGRLNLAKSMGKSKIAEFCYQAASLFFCTAASSYKLYSMEMEPVSLLVIDEAAQLKECESMIPLQLHGVRHAILVGDECQLPAMVESKLSSKAGFGRSLFERLSSLGHPRHLLNIQYRMHPEISRFPTATFYNNQIQNGPKVTSESYRKCHLPWPMFGPYSFIDISNGREESGDDGHSLRNYVEVGVVLMILRNLYGACKSSGEDLSVGVISPYRAQVAAIQKKIGKRYENIKGFTVKVRSVDGFQGGEEDIIIVSTVRSNPRGSVGFVSCTKRTNVTITRARYSLWILGNGGTLTRSKSVWEALVHDAKSRGCFFSIDDVKAALAGKNDQLDAPVGGRSVPIRNACWRAKGFRDAESRECSPSTDEVKASLDGKNDQLDAPVGGRSVPTRNACWRAKGFRDAESRECSPSTDVVKASLDGKEENIWLDDPLGGNGVLFRNARWRVFFSDNFVTSFRKLTSISTKMSIMNFISKLAGGWRPKKSSVGLLPESSSHIVKQFEVDGLYLLCTVDVLKELRYIQILKIWDALPLRDAARLVERLDSELKAYANDFISRCTVRCLEGDQEVPKTWDSPHGITCFLSTDQVQAGSSFGANAWNPGATESLLSMRFHPSSSSVVRHLCSEDPESEANLASEVTELISPFGGLHL
- the LOC115737324 gene encoding uncharacterized protein LOC115737324 isoform X10, which produces MASEPALRMSKGWLVMDSTEGAEARSSRRKDKPSDLTDAIFSWSLQDIFNINLYRDKVESNSIPESFQSAEQYLASFVFPLLEETRASLCSSMKNVSRLPFAKVTGFVEGKKNAYHVEVDNWRNRSTDRGKEPYKTLPGDVFMLINAKPDTIPSLERFAGRLAFASVAEIAGDADRDAQASTKFTVKAFLDNEAKDDRTWESMYAVAVINVVTNNRVWNVLHRFRDLKIEKGVLCRDSAAEIDCNLCIARSHGSGHESLDGNLFCSLNESQKKAVLDCLDTTKCQHRSAVKMIQGPPGTGKTKTVAALLFTLLQRKHRTLVCAPTNVAIKELASRVTQLVKESVCPNFHGESLLYNLGDLLCFGNKERMKVDSDMEEIFLDHRVNCLAQCFSGHTGWQHCLTSMIDTLNGCVGQYHIFLENESTIISEPNGNGSKPESMSFLEFFKHIFLSSAESLRRCFSILCTHISKRYLLEHNFQDIMSLLILLDSFEISLYREKLDSRKLKEAFSSGPSSLKTGTDPLYTSLLMKRRECLSLLRTLNTSLGRLNLAKSMGKSKIAEFCYQAASLFFCTAASSYKLYSMEMEPVSLLVIDEAAQLKECESMIPLQLHGVRHAILVGDECQLPAMVESKLSSKAGFGRSLFERLSSLGHPRHLLNIQYRMHPEISRFPTATFYNNQIQNGPKVTSESYRKCHLPWPMFGPYSFIDISNGREESGDDGHSLRNYVEVGVVLMILRNLYGACKSSGEDLSVGVISPYRAQVAAIQKKIGKRYENIKGFTVKVRSVDGFQGGEEDIIIVSTVRSNPRGSVGFVSCTKRTNVTITRARYSLWILGNGGTLTRSKSVWEALVHDAKSRGCFFSIDDVKAALAGKNDQLDAPVGGRSVPIRNACWRAKGFRDAESRECSPSTDEVKASLDGKNDQLDAPVGGRSVPTRNACWRAKGFRDAESRECSPSTDVVKASLDGKEENIWLDDPLGGNGVLFRNARWRVFFSDNFVTSFRKLTSISTKMSIMNFISKLAGGWRPKKSSVGLLPESSSHIVKQFEVDGLYLLCTVDVLKELRYIQILKIWDALPLRDAARLVERLDSELKAYANDFISRCTVRCLEGDQEVPKTWDSPHGITCFLSTDQVQAGSSFGANAWNPGATESLLSMRFHPSSSSVVRHLCSEDPESEANLASEVTELISPFGGLHL
- the LOC115737324 gene encoding uncharacterized protein LOC115737324 isoform X1; translation: MEKACVAKPHALCEKLSTLKLWRNRIIRCAGIRGDQDFSRVISFPLSSLFHAARGHSPIVFFKCSSRTGLIPDFKAARLFIFALSVCRRLKFSDIFVIFEGKVRIFMAFEMGMGLAMDSTEDAQAGPGRKRDKPGDLTDIILSWSLREIFDVNLYRDKVKSILESFQSVDLYLASYIFPLLEETRASLCSSMQNVSRLPFAKVIGLVEGKKNVYHVEVDYWRNRFTNNGKEPYKTLPGDVLMLTNAKPDTIPSLERFAGRWTFASVVGIVEHEDEDAQTSVTFRVEAFLDDEMNDDRTWESTYAVFLINAVTNNRIWNVLHRFGNLKVVREVLCTDSAAEKDCNLCTTQSHGSGHECLDKNLFGSLNESQTKAVLTCLDTIKCQHRSAVKLIQGPPGTGKTKTVAALLFTLLKRKHRTLVCAPTNVAIKELASRVLQMVKQSVCTNSHGEHLVCNLGDMLCFGNKERMKVDSDMEEIFLDHRIDCLAQCFSVLTGWQSCLPSMIDILDDSVCQYHIFVENERKIVSKPNGNDIASKYRSSKKECKPEFKSFLEFFKHRFRSSAESLRRCFSILCTHISKRYLLEHNFQDIMSLLILLDSFEISLYREKLDSRKLKEAFSSGPSSLKTGTDPLYTSLLMKRRECLSLLRTLNTSLGRLNLAKSMGKSKIAEFCYQAASLFFCTAASSYKLYSMEMEPVSLLVIDEAAQLKECESMIPLQLHGVRHAILVGDECQLPAMVESKLSSKAGFGRSLFERLSSLGHPRHLLNIQYRMHPEISRFPTATFYNNQIQNGPKVTSESYRKCHLPWPMFGPYSFIDISNGREESGDDGHSLRNYVEVGVVLMILRNLYGACKSSGEDLSVGVISPYRAQVAAIQKKIGKRYENIKGFTVKVRSVDGFQGGEEDIIIVSTVRSNPRGSVGFVSCTKRTNVTITRARYSLWILGNGGTLTRSKSVWEALVHDAKSRGCFFSIDDVKAALAGKNDQLDAPVGGRSVPIRNACWRAKGFRDAESRECSPSTDEVKASLDGKNDQLDAPVGGRSVPTRNACWRAKGFRDAESRECSPSTDVVKASLDGKEENIWLDDPLGGNGVLFRNARWRVFFSDNFVTSFRKLTSISTKMSIMNFISKLAGGWRPKKSSVGLLPESSSHIVKQFEVDGLYLLCTVDVLKELRYIQILKIWDALPLRDAARLVERLDSELKAYANDFISRCTVRCLEGDQEVPKTWDSPHGITCFLSTDQVQAGSSFGANAWNPGATESLLSMRFHPSSSSVVRHLCSEDPESEANLASEVTELISPFGGLHL
- the LOC115737324 gene encoding uncharacterized protein LOC115737324 isoform X11; translation: MALEMGVGAGSGRKKDKPRDLIDIILSWSLQEIFNINLYKDKVKSILESFQSVDLYLASYIFPLLEETRASLCSSMQNVSRLPFAKVIGLVEGKKNVYHVEVDYWRNRFTNNGKEPYKTLPGDVLMLTNAKPDTIPSLERFAGRWTFASVVGIVEHEDEDAQTSVTFRVEAFLDDEMNDDRTWESTYAVFLINAVTNNRIWNVLHRFGNLKVVREVLCTDSAAEKDCNLCTTQSHGSGHECLDKNLFGSLNESQTKAVLTCLDTIKCQHRSAVKLIQGPPGTGKTKTVAALLFTLLKRKHRTLVCAPTNVAIKELASRVLQMVKQSVCTNSHGEHLVCNLGDMLCFGNKERMKVDSDMEEIFLDHRIDCLAQCFSVLTGWQSCLPSMIDILDDSVCQYHIFVENERKIVSKPNGNDIASKYRSSKKECKPEFKSFLEFFKHRFRSSAESLRRCFSILCTHISKRYLLEHNFQDIMSLLILLDSFEISLYREKLDSRKLKEAFSSGPSSLKTGTDPLYTSLLMKRRECLSLLRTLNTSLGRLNLAKSMGKSKIAEFCYQAASLFFCTAASSYKLYSMEMEPVSLLVIDEAAQLKECESMIPLQLHGVRHAILVGDECQLPAMVESKLSSKAGFGRSLFERLSSLGHPRHLLNIQYRMHPEISRFPTATFYNNQIQNGPKVTSESYRKCHLPWPMFGPYSFIDISNGREESGDDGHSLRNYVEVGVVLMILRNLYGACKSSGEDLSVGVISPYRAQVAAIQKKIGKRYENIKGFTVKVRSVDGFQGGEEDIIIVSTVRSNPRGSVGFVSCTKRTNVTITRARYSLWILGNGGTLTRSKSVWEALVHDAKSRGCFFSIDDVKAALAGKNDQLDAPVGGRSVPIRNACWRAKGFRDAESRECSPSTDEVKASLDGKNDQLDAPVGGRSVPTRNACWRAKGFRDAESRECSPSTDVVKASLDGKEENIWLDDPLGGNGVLFRNARWRVFFSDNFVTSFRKLTSISTKMSIMNFISKLAGGWRPKKSSVGLLPESSSHIVKQFEVDGLYLLCTVDVLKELRYIQILKIWDALPLRDAARLVERLDSELKAYANDFISRCTVRCLEGDQEVPKTWDSPHGITCFLSTDQVQAGSSFGANAWNPGATESLLSMRFHPSSSSVVRHLCSEDPESEANLASEVTELISPFGGLHL